Proteins found in one Triticum aestivum cultivar Chinese Spring chromosome 4D, IWGSC CS RefSeq v2.1, whole genome shotgun sequence genomic segment:
- the LOC123098243 gene encoding GDP-mannose transporter GONST3 isoform X1, translating into MAPARVGRFQMSNLSEPSKEDGSVEKTGAWNNTWSTLMRHASVYGVAAGYCLSASLLSIINKWAIMKFPYPGALTALQYLTSVAGVLLCGQLKLIEPDRLNLRTMWKFLPAAVMFYISIFTNSELLMHANVDTFIVFRSAVPIFVAIGETLYLHQPCPSFKTWLSLSTILGGSVIYVFTDNQFTLTAYSWAIAYLASMSIDFVYIKHVVMTIGLNTWGLVLYNNLEALLLFPLELLIMGEFNQMKVDSSKMTTNWLSFDVVLPVALSCLFGLSISFFGFSCRRAISATGFTVLGIVNKLLTVVINLLIWDKHASLVGTIGLLICMSGGVLYQQSTTKPKVPKIEPKEEDDEEGQNLLQVQPGHESNSSQKHSS; encoded by the exons ATGGCTCCTGCTCGGGTTGGCCGGTTCCAG ATGTCTAATCTCTCAGAGCCCTCAAAAGAAGATGGTTCAGTCGAGAAAACTGGAGCTTGGAATAACACATGGAGCACTCTTATGCGCCACGCTTCAGTCTATGGTGTGGCTGCTGGTTATTGCCTGTCAGCATCTCTGCTCTCCATTATCAACAAATGGGCAATCATGAAGTTTCCCTACCCTGGAGCACTGACAGCTTTACAGTACCTCACTAGTGTTGCTGGAGTTCTCCTGTGTGGACAGCTAAAGCTTATTGAGCCTGATAGGCTGAATTTGAGGACCATGTGGAAGTTCTTACCTGCTGCTGTTATGTTCTACATCTCAATCTTCACAAACAGCGAGCTCCTGATGCATGCCAATGTGGACACTTTCATCGTGTTTCGGTCTGCTGTGCCGATATTTGTGGCCATTGGGGAGACACTTTACCTTCACCAACCATGCCCATCATTCAAGACATGGCTCTCACTTTCCACTATACTTGGTGGAAGTGTGATATATGTTTTCACAGATAACCAGTTCACCCTGACTGCTTACAGCTGGGCAATAGCCTATCTAGCGAGCATGTCTATTGACTTCGTGTACATCAAACACGTCGTCATGACCATCGGGTTGAACACATGGGGCCTTGTGCTCTACAACAACCTTGAGGCTCTGCTCTTGTTCCCCCTTGAGCTCCTTATAATGGGAGAGTTTAATCAGATGAAGGTGGACAGCTCCAAGATGACAACAAACTGGCTATCGTTCGACGTGGTCCTTCCTGTTGCTCTGTCATGCCTGTTCGGGTTATCAATATCCTTCTTTGGATTCTCCTGCAGACGGGCCATCTCTGCTACTGGATTTACGGTGCTCGGTATAGTGAACAAGCTCCTGACCGTCGTGATCAATCTGCTTATCTGGGACAAGCATGCGTCCCTTGTGGGGACAATTGGGCTCTTGATATGCATGTCTGGTGGTGTTCTCTACCAGCAATCGACCACAAAGCCCAAGGTGCCCAAGATCGAGCcaaaggaagaggacgatgaagagggGCAGAATTTGCTGCAGGTTCAGCCCGGGCATGAGAGCAACTCAAGTCAAAAGCATTCCTCCTGA
- the LOC123098243 gene encoding GDP-mannose transporter GONST3 isoform X2: MSNLSEPSKEDGSVEKTGAWNNTWSTLMRHASVYGVAAGYCLSASLLSIINKWAIMKFPYPGALTALQYLTSVAGVLLCGQLKLIEPDRLNLRTMWKFLPAAVMFYISIFTNSELLMHANVDTFIVFRSAVPIFVAIGETLYLHQPCPSFKTWLSLSTILGGSVIYVFTDNQFTLTAYSWAIAYLASMSIDFVYIKHVVMTIGLNTWGLVLYNNLEALLLFPLELLIMGEFNQMKVDSSKMTTNWLSFDVVLPVALSCLFGLSISFFGFSCRRAISATGFTVLGIVNKLLTVVINLLIWDKHASLVGTIGLLICMSGGVLYQQSTTKPKVPKIEPKEEDDEEGQNLLQVQPGHESNSSQKHSS; encoded by the coding sequence ATGTCTAATCTCTCAGAGCCCTCAAAAGAAGATGGTTCAGTCGAGAAAACTGGAGCTTGGAATAACACATGGAGCACTCTTATGCGCCACGCTTCAGTCTATGGTGTGGCTGCTGGTTATTGCCTGTCAGCATCTCTGCTCTCCATTATCAACAAATGGGCAATCATGAAGTTTCCCTACCCTGGAGCACTGACAGCTTTACAGTACCTCACTAGTGTTGCTGGAGTTCTCCTGTGTGGACAGCTAAAGCTTATTGAGCCTGATAGGCTGAATTTGAGGACCATGTGGAAGTTCTTACCTGCTGCTGTTATGTTCTACATCTCAATCTTCACAAACAGCGAGCTCCTGATGCATGCCAATGTGGACACTTTCATCGTGTTTCGGTCTGCTGTGCCGATATTTGTGGCCATTGGGGAGACACTTTACCTTCACCAACCATGCCCATCATTCAAGACATGGCTCTCACTTTCCACTATACTTGGTGGAAGTGTGATATATGTTTTCACAGATAACCAGTTCACCCTGACTGCTTACAGCTGGGCAATAGCCTATCTAGCGAGCATGTCTATTGACTTCGTGTACATCAAACACGTCGTCATGACCATCGGGTTGAACACATGGGGCCTTGTGCTCTACAACAACCTTGAGGCTCTGCTCTTGTTCCCCCTTGAGCTCCTTATAATGGGAGAGTTTAATCAGATGAAGGTGGACAGCTCCAAGATGACAACAAACTGGCTATCGTTCGACGTGGTCCTTCCTGTTGCTCTGTCATGCCTGTTCGGGTTATCAATATCCTTCTTTGGATTCTCCTGCAGACGGGCCATCTCTGCTACTGGATTTACGGTGCTCGGTATAGTGAACAAGCTCCTGACCGTCGTGATCAATCTGCTTATCTGGGACAAGCATGCGTCCCTTGTGGGGACAATTGGGCTCTTGATATGCATGTCTGGTGGTGTTCTCTACCAGCAATCGACCACAAAGCCCAAGGTGCCCAAGATCGAGCcaaaggaagaggacgatgaagagggGCAGAATTTGCTGCAGGTTCAGCCCGGGCATGAGAGCAACTCAAGTCAAAAGCATTCCTCCTGA
- the LOC123098245 gene encoding mitotic checkpoint protein BUB3.2 has product MSDAPGAAASAMGSGRELANPPSDGISNLRFSNHSDHLLVSSWDKTVRLYDAEASLLKGEFAHPGPVLDCCFHDDSSGFSAGADHTVRRLSFTSSKEDVLGRHDAPVRCVEYSYAAGQVITGSWDKTIKCWDPRGVSGPERTLVGTYAQPERVYSMSLVGNRLVVATAGRHVSIYDLRNMSQPEQKRESSLKYQTRCVRCFPNGTGYALSSVEGRVSMEFFDLSESAQSKKYAFKCHRKSESGRDTVYPVNAIAFHPIYGTFATGGHDGFVNVWDGTNKKRLYQYSKYASSIAALSFSKDGHLLAVASSYGYEEGEKPHEPDAIFIRGVNEVEVKPKPKALAAPQ; this is encoded by the exons ATGAGTGACGCACCCGGCGCAGCAGCCTCAGCTATGGGCAGTGGCAGGGAGCTCGCCAACCCGCCGTCGGACGGCATCTCCAACCTCCGCTTCTCCAACCACAGCGACCACCTCCTCGTTTCCTCCTGGGACAAG ACGGTTCGGCTGTACGACGCCGAGGCGAGCCTGCTCAAAGGGGAGTTCGCGCACCCCGGACCTGTGCTCGACTGCTGCTTCCACGACGACTCCTCCGGGTTTAGCGCTGGCGCCGACCACACCGTGCGGAG ATTATCATTTACTTCGTCAAAGGAGGATGTTCTGGGGCGTCATGATGCTCCAGTTCGCTGTGTGGAGTACTCTTATGCTGCAG GACAAGTCATAACTGGCAGCTGGGACAAGACAATTAAATGCTGGGATCCCAGAGGAGTTAGCGGACCAGAGCGTACACTTGTTGGGACATATGCTCAACCAGAGCGTGTATATTCTATGTCACTGGTAGGAAATAGGTTGGTTGTTGCAACAGCAGGAAGACATGTCAGTATTTATGATTTGCGCAATATGTCTCAACCTGAGCAAAAAAGGGAATCATCTTTGAAATATCAAACACGCTGCGTCCGATGTTTCCCAAACGGAACAG GGTATGCTCTAAGTTCTGTCGAAGGACGAGTGTCTATGGAGTTCTTCGACCTGTCTGAGTCTGCACAATCTAAAAA GTATGCTTTCAAGTGTCATCGGAAATCTGAGTCTGGCAGGGACACTGTTTATCCTGTCAATGCCATTGCATTCCATCCAAT ATACGGCACATTTGCCACTGGAGGCCATGATGGATTTGTGAATGTGTGGGATGGCACAAACAAGAAGAGATTGTATCAG TACTCAAAGTACGCGTCAAGCATTGCTGCTCTGTCGTTCAGCAAGGATGGGCATCTGCTTGCTGTGGCATCAAGCTATGGTTACGAAGAGGGAGAGAAACC CCACGAGCCTGATGCAATATTTATCCGTGGGGTGAATGAAGTGGAGGTTAAGCCGAAGCCCAAGGCATTGGCCGCACCCCAGTAG